From a region of the Nothobranchius furzeri strain GRZ-AD chromosome 12, NfurGRZ-RIMD1, whole genome shotgun sequence genome:
- the ppp1r3cb gene encoding protein phosphatase 1 regulatory subunit 3C-B: MSAASVLTSFSPSVMPGPVMTDVAMRFYISHSPPPFRSFISSYGDVQKAKNRANQPNTRSCGQQLYKPLRPCLSHQRRVVDDGSHVAWKNKACKKRVVFADTRGMSLTAIHVFSKFEDEPYQNKLVDGITEELQFEMMDLEAATMDLKISSCRSLSLDFKQPSADYLDFRNRLIQNSVCLENCSLQERSLTGTIKVRNIGFEKSVQVRITYDSWASFTNVECTFMNNVYGCQETDTFAFDVELPSYIPPRNRVEFCICFKVQGQTYWDNNDGKNYTLKHTGWTGEDIDTLSAEQEELVEHKAGGGKLLELEFDQFGSPRMSSGLFPGWQSCGQIDSTVPYW; this comes from the exons ATGAGTGCTGCAAG TGTGCTCACGTCTTTCAGCCCATCAGTAATGCCTGGCCCCGTGATGACGGACGTGGCAATGAGATTCTACATCAGCCACTCTCCACCCCCTTTTCGGAGCTTCATCAGCTCCTACGGGGATGTGCAGAAGGCCAAGAACAGGGCCAACCAGCCCAACACTCGAAGTTGCGGCCAGCAGCTCTACAAACCCCTGAGGCCCTGTCTTAGCCACCAGCGCCGAGTTGTGGACGATGGCAGCCATGTGGCCTGGAAGAACAAGGCCTGTAAGAAGAGGGTGGTGTTTGCAGACACCAGGGGCATGTCGCTCACAGCCATCCATGTCTTCTCTAAGTTTGAAGACGAGCCGTATCAGAACAAGTTGGTCGATGGGATCACAGAGGAGCTGCAGTTTGAAATGATGGACCTGGAAGCAGCCACCATGGATCTAAAGATCAGCTCGTGTCGCAGCCTCTCGCTTGACTTTAAACAGCCCTCGGCTGACTACCTGGACTTCCGAAACCGTCTGATTCAGAACTCCGTCTGCTTGGAGAACTGCTCTCTGCAGGAGCGCTCCCTGACTGGCACCATCAAGGTCCGGAATATCGGCTTTGAGAAGTCTGTGCAGGTGCGTATCACCTACGACTCATGGGCCAGCTTCACCAATGTGGAGTGCACCTTCATGAACAACGTCTATGGCTGCCAGGAAACTGACACCTTTGCATTTGACGTGGAGCTGCCTTCCTACATCCCACCAAGAAACCGGGTCGAGTTCTGCATTTGCTTCAAGGTCCAGGGCCAGACCTACTGGGACAACAATGATGGCAAGAATTATACACTCAAACACACGGGCTGGACTGGAGAGGACATTGACACACTTTCTGCTGAgcaagaggagctggtggagcacAAAGCCGGGGGcgggaagctcctggagctcgagTTTGATCAGTTTGGCAGCCCACGCATGTCCAGTGGACTTTTCCCTGGCTGGCAGAGCTGTGGTCAGATCGACAGTACCGTGCCTTACTGGTGA